One part of the Mariniflexile litorale genome encodes these proteins:
- the nth gene encoding endonuclease III — MTKENKVKFVIKTLQELYPTIPIPLDHKDPYTLLIAVLMSAQSTDVRVNQITPLLFEKADNPYDMVKLSVEEIREIIKPVGLSPMKSKGIHGLSQILIEKYNGEVPQSFEALETFPAVGHKTASVVMSQAFGVPAFPVDTHIHRLMYRWNLSNGKNVMQTEKDAKRLFPEELWNDLHLQIIWYGRQYSPARGWDLEKDIITKTIGRQSVINSHPQSLLNRK, encoded by the coding sequence ATGACAAAGGAAAACAAGGTTAAATTTGTAATAAAAACACTCCAAGAATTATATCCAACCATCCCCATTCCATTGGACCATAAAGATCCATATACGCTATTAATAGCTGTTTTAATGTCTGCACAAAGTACAGACGTTCGTGTAAATCAAATAACGCCTTTATTATTTGAGAAAGCTGATAATCCATACGATATGGTTAAGCTTTCAGTTGAAGAAATTCGAGAAATCATAAAACCAGTCGGACTATCCCCCATGAAAAGCAAAGGCATTCACGGGCTTTCACAAATTTTAATTGAAAAGTATAACGGCGAAGTGCCTCAAAGTTTCGAAGCTTTAGAAACTTTCCCAGCCGTGGGACACAAAACAGCCAGTGTAGTCATGTCGCAAGCGTTTGGTGTACCCGCTTTTCCTGTAGACACCCACATACATAGGCTTATGTATCGATGGAATTTAAGTAACGGAAAAAATGTGATGCAGACTGAAAAAGATGCCAAACGATTATTTCCTGAAGAACTTTGGAACGATTTGCATCTTCAAATTATTTGGTATGGGCGCCAATATTCTCCAGCAAGAGGCTGGGATTTAGAAAAAGACATCATTACAAAAACCATTGGTAGACAATCGGTAATTAATTCCCACCCGCAATCTTTACTCAACAGGAAGTAA